From the Maioricimonas rarisocia genome, one window contains:
- a CDS encoding WD40 repeat domain-containing serine/threonine protein kinase, whose protein sequence is MESPDSLPTELDELVGTIAEEFTQRLRNGEQPSVSAYLQQHPDVAGTLRQILPVLAIVEDLHQGSTPSVETMEQLPHREFGDYRIVRELGRGGMGVVYEAEQLSLRRRVALKVLPFAGLVDETGLKRFRNEAFAAAQLDHPHIVDVYGVGCDRGVHHYAMRFIEGRNLAVVLADWNSNSTSKEESHSPGSPAAPSTLRMNAAPTEPARPDRCRFRRVAEMGRQVADALAYAHEHGVVHRDIKPSNLLLDTQGKVWVTDFGLAQIEADPRMTGTGDLVGTLRYMSPEQASGLRTGVDHRSDIYSLGITLYELLTLRPAYPHEERVELLQRVLREDPPKPRRLAPEIPRELETIILKAIDRSPEGRYQHATEFADDLQRFLDDRPIRARPATVWQQIGKWTRRHRRLVAAVAIVLLFGIIGTAVATALVLHERQQLSEERLLRLEETQQRQHEQQRAAAGARVMQLHRYVSHINLAAQAWELCDCARVRELLDQCRPAPGEEDVRGFEWYLLQHQLEQVVEPFGWHEGPAYACCLSPDESILVSAGEDGVRIWDARTGEPRGHFQPHASDVNWISFSPDGGRFVTGSDDRTAKIWDASTWELVQSLDVGSPVSAVMFSPDGSELAIALRQPLLDDPDPTRGRDAVDIFDTSTWQRNRTLAPHSRRIHWLEYSADGRRIVTASDDNRICITDAGTGETIFAAHHPVPLWGASLAPDGRLVAGAGDDGNVYVWETQADGTSPTATLVGHRTKVSLVMFRPDSRTLVSSSRDGSVRIWPLPRDIQHIPQTLRASQILRHDAPLWCAIPAKKSELIYATGQDGRVTRWTAADRAAQLPHALKLPQPTTECELEFIESGERLVTASDRVVLHEWLNGAYRPRPLPQGERSVAVAVARPARRIAAGSFDGDLWMWDSRTGQTIDRWATADLNGGTAFRVASIGLAPDATLLTADPYVDYQCGSIWLNPLTGDVLPTPSPFSDPRSCGEISPDGQHITESSPGAVRFYRRDRPEEELFPPFDGGGPTFSSDGAWCAAGTFNGTVHVWNTTNWQLHRVFVANAGECNVALSSEGRTVAVASAAGLTLWHVETGRELFTLLRPPTEQIGRIRFAPDNRALAIETCSPPHARVLIWRIGPGAVQPRRLPHQPTAPD, encoded by the coding sequence ATGGAGTCGCCCGACTCGCTGCCCACCGAACTGGACGAGCTGGTCGGCACGATCGCCGAAGAGTTCACTCAGCGGCTCCGCAACGGCGAACAGCCGTCGGTTTCCGCGTACCTCCAACAGCATCCGGACGTCGCGGGAACGCTGCGTCAGATTCTTCCGGTCCTCGCAATCGTCGAGGATCTGCACCAGGGCTCGACTCCGTCGGTGGAGACCATGGAACAGTTGCCGCACAGGGAGTTCGGTGACTACCGCATCGTCCGCGAACTCGGGCGCGGAGGAATGGGCGTCGTCTACGAGGCCGAACAGCTCTCACTCCGGCGCCGTGTCGCCCTCAAGGTGCTCCCCTTCGCCGGACTCGTCGACGAAACCGGACTCAAACGCTTCCGCAACGAAGCCTTCGCCGCCGCACAACTCGACCACCCCCACATCGTCGACGTCTATGGCGTGGGATGTGACCGGGGCGTACATCACTACGCCATGCGTTTCATCGAAGGCCGCAATCTGGCCGTCGTCCTCGCCGACTGGAACAGTAACTCGACCAGCAAAGAGGAATCGCACTCACCCGGCAGCCCGGCTGCTCCTTCAACGCTGCGGATGAATGCGGCCCCGACCGAACCGGCACGCCCCGACCGCTGCCGCTTCCGGCGGGTCGCTGAGATGGGCCGTCAGGTGGCCGATGCACTCGCCTACGCACACGAGCACGGAGTCGTTCACCGCGACATCAAACCCTCCAACCTGCTGCTCGACACGCAGGGGAAAGTCTGGGTCACCGACTTCGGACTGGCACAGATCGAGGCCGACCCGCGGATGACCGGCACCGGCGATCTCGTCGGCACACTGCGGTACATGAGCCCCGAACAGGCCAGCGGCCTCCGCACGGGGGTCGACCATCGAAGCGACATCTACTCACTCGGCATCACACTCTACGAACTGCTCACGCTTCGGCCCGCTTATCCTCACGAGGAACGGGTTGAGCTGCTGCAACGCGTTCTGCGGGAAGATCCCCCCAAACCGCGCCGCCTCGCTCCCGAGATTCCCCGCGAACTCGAAACGATCATCCTCAAGGCCATCGACCGTTCCCCCGAAGGACGCTACCAGCACGCCACCGAGTTCGCCGACGACCTGCAGCGGTTCCTCGACGATCGTCCCATTCGGGCCCGGCCCGCGACCGTCTGGCAGCAGATCGGCAAATGGACCCGCAGGCACCGGCGACTGGTTGCCGCGGTCGCCATCGTGCTTCTGTTCGGCATCATCGGTACGGCCGTCGCCACGGCGCTGGTTCTGCACGAACGCCAGCAGCTCAGCGAAGAGCGGCTGTTGCGGCTCGAAGAAACGCAGCAGCGCCAGCACGAACAGCAGCGTGCCGCCGCCGGTGCGCGCGTTATGCAGCTGCATCGTTACGTTTCTCACATCAACCTCGCCGCGCAGGCCTGGGAACTCTGCGACTGCGCCCGCGTCCGCGAACTCCTCGATCAGTGCCGGCCTGCTCCCGGTGAGGAAGACGTGCGCGGATTCGAATGGTACCTGCTGCAGCATCAGCTCGAGCAGGTCGTCGAACCGTTCGGCTGGCACGAGGGACCCGCCTACGCCTGCTGCCTCTCCCCCGACGAATCGATCCTCGTCTCTGCCGGAGAGGACGGCGTGCGGATCTGGGATGCCCGGACCGGAGAACCACGCGGGCACTTCCAGCCTCACGCCAGCGACGTCAACTGGATCAGCTTCTCTCCGGACGGCGGGCGTTTTGTCACCGGCAGCGACGACCGGACCGCCAAGATCTGGGATGCGTCAACGTGGGAGCTGGTCCAGTCCCTCGACGTCGGCTCACCGGTCTCTGCCGTGATGTTTTCACCGGACGGTTCCGAGCTGGCGATCGCACTTCGCCAACCTCTTCTGGACGACCCCGATCCCACGCGCGGTCGCGACGCCGTCGACATCTTCGACACGTCCACCTGGCAGCGAAACAGAACGCTGGCGCCCCACTCCCGGCGCATCCACTGGCTGGAGTACTCGGCCGACGGCCGCAGGATCGTCACCGCCTCGGACGACAACCGCATCTGCATCACCGATGCCGGCACGGGGGAGACCATTTTTGCCGCTCATCATCCGGTGCCTCTCTGGGGAGCATCGCTCGCACCGGACGGGCGGCTGGTCGCCGGCGCTGGCGATGACGGCAACGTCTACGTCTGGGAGACACAGGCCGACGGCACATCGCCGACCGCGACACTCGTGGGGCACCGAACCAAGGTCTCGCTGGTGATGTTCCGCCCCGACAGTCGCACGCTGGTCAGTTCCAGTCGGGATGGTTCCGTCCGGATCTGGCCGCTGCCACGCGACATCCAGCACATTCCGCAAACGCTTCGCGCCAGCCAGATCCTTCGCCACGACGCTCCACTCTGGTGTGCGATCCCGGCGAAGAAGAGTGAACTGATCTACGCCACAGGACAGGACGGACGCGTCACCCGCTGGACTGCCGCAGACCGTGCCGCCCAGCTTCCCCACGCCCTCAAGCTGCCCCAACCGACGACCGAATGTGAGCTCGAGTTCATCGAGAGCGGCGAACGACTGGTGACCGCCAGCGATCGCGTGGTCCTTCACGAATGGCTCAACGGTGCCTACCGTCCCAGACCGCTTCCACAGGGAGAACGCTCCGTCGCCGTCGCTGTGGCCCGGCCCGCCCGCCGCATCGCCGCCGGCTCGTTCGACGGAGATCTCTGGATGTGGGACTCGCGGACCGGGCAGACGATTGATCGCTGGGCGACCGCGGATCTCAACGGCGGCACGGCGTTCCGAGTCGCTTCGATCGGACTGGCTCCCGACGCGACGCTGCTGACGGCTGACCCATACGTCGATTATCAATGCGGATCGATCTGGCTGAATCCGCTCACGGGGGACGTTCTTCCCACACCGTCGCCGTTCTCTGATCCGCGCTCCTGCGGAGAGATCAGTCCGGACGGCCAGCATATCACCGAATCATCTCCGGGCGCCGTGCGGTTCTATCGGAGGGATCGCCCCGAGGAAGAACTCTTTCCGCCGTTCGACGGGGGCGGGCCGACGTTCTCTTCGGACGGAGCCTGGTGTGCCGCAGGTACGTTCAACGGC
- a CDS encoding sigma-70 family RNA polymerase sigma factor has protein sequence MLSNAYSETGNYPQPGTSAEIRALITQNADFLKETVRLRMDGELRPRVDPSDIVQDAQMEALRRADDYLRNPQLPLRLWLRQIALDRLVMARRRHLGAQRRTLHREWVLPAESSLGLAARLTGRTPSPSDAAGQAETIEIIRQAISRLAAMDREIILLLAMEGLNSTEAAKLLNIRADAARQRYGRALRRLRVHLPSVGLEGMES, from the coding sequence ATGCTCAGCAACGCGTATTCCGAAACCGGCAATTATCCACAACCCGGCACGTCCGCGGAAATTCGTGCGCTCATCACGCAGAATGCCGACTTCCTCAAGGAGACGGTGCGGCTGCGCATGGACGGCGAACTGCGTCCCCGGGTTGACCCGTCCGATATCGTACAGGATGCCCAGATGGAGGCCCTGCGACGAGCGGACGACTACCTCCGAAACCCGCAGCTTCCGCTGCGATTGTGGCTGCGGCAGATTGCCCTCGACCGGCTCGTCATGGCGCGCCGCCGCCACCTGGGAGCCCAGCGAAGAACACTCCACCGCGAATGGGTTCTGCCGGCCGAGTCCTCACTGGGACTCGCTGCCAGACTCACCGGCCGCACTCCCTCTCCCAGCGACGCGGCCGGCCAGGCCGAGACGATTGAGATCATCCGCCAAGCCATCAGCCGGCTCGCCGCTATGGACCGGGAGATCATCCTCCTGCTGGCCATGGAAGGCCTCAACAGTACCGAAGCGGCCAAACTTCTGAACATCAGGGCAGACGCCGCCCGGCAGCGGTACGGCCGCGCCCTGCGGCGACTTCGCGTACATCTCCCCTCCGTCGGACTCGAGGGAATGGAGTCGTGA